One window of the Cryptomeria japonica chromosome 7, Sugi_1.0, whole genome shotgun sequence genome contains the following:
- the LOC131058115 gene encoding probable 2' cyclic ADP-D-ribose synthase BdTIR, whose product MASTSRQPQVELRHAFEEVAPYASTSGRSAMLVKKLPYDVFINHRGPDVKHTLAATVYNTLTGMGLRVFLDSQKLELGDFLPTEIEDVMRGASFHIAIFSPNYAQSPWCLAELSFMLRTGVQIVPFFYDVQPDDVRYAKGVYADAFSRHKMKGRYSTEKL is encoded by the coding sequence ATGGCATCTACTTCCAGACAACCACAGGTTGAGCTTAGGCATGCTTTTGAAGAAGTTGCACCATATGCATCTACTTCTGGTAGATCCGCAATGCTTGTGAAAAAGCTGCCCTACGATGTCTTTATTAATCATCGTGGCCCTGATGTCAAACACACTCTCGCAGCCACTGTGTATAACACCCTCACTGGCATGGGATTGAGAGTTTTTCTTGATTCTCAAAAGCTTGAATTAGGGGATTTCTTGCCTACAGAAATAGAAGATGTTATGCGCGGTGCTTCGTTCCATATAGCTATATTTTCCCCGAATTATGCACAATCCCCATGGTGTTTGGCAGAGCTTTCATTTATGCTCAGAACGGGTGTCCAAATTGTTCCTTTTTTCTACGATGTTCAGCCTGATGATGTCCGATATGCAAAAGGAGTCTATGCTGATGCATTTTCTAGGCACAAAATGAAGGGTAGATACAGCACAGAAAAGCTGTAG